One window of Vibrio atlanticus genomic DNA carries:
- a CDS encoding DUF2955 domain-containing protein yields MSDKPIPDQQTQQRILRFTVGVTLAVFLAAWINWPLAFVAPVFTAKFLIDKPNLHKETVYELLLAVVVTMGLGLLLSRGITHYPIPLLILVGLMMLWGYYLFVDPKWNLFATILLIAVLMLPFMAIDNPGVSVMLASGLATSGVVSVTIFALVHVFFPEPKSEFSGFASVPFNKTERWYAAFRAMIISYPVVCFFFIFQISEALLTMMFIALLSLMITSEKSVKLSAFLVISNGIGGLLAIAAFSILSIVPNIIFYSLFIGLVAIVIAKKIYTVPEKAPIFATAFSTLLVLVGSTLMSSGDIDSNTFIRIFQLLLIGIYMILASLFLETRNWKFLQNQH; encoded by the coding sequence ATGTCCGATAAGCCGATTCCTGACCAACAAACACAGCAACGGATCCTGCGGTTTACCGTAGGGGTCACGTTGGCTGTTTTCTTGGCGGCATGGATAAACTGGCCACTTGCGTTTGTGGCGCCAGTGTTCACTGCTAAGTTCTTAATTGATAAACCAAACCTCCATAAGGAAACGGTCTACGAATTGTTATTGGCTGTTGTTGTCACCATGGGGTTAGGTTTATTGCTGTCGCGAGGAATTACCCATTACCCAATCCCATTGCTGATTTTAGTGGGGCTAATGATGCTTTGGGGTTACTACTTGTTTGTAGACCCTAAATGGAATCTATTCGCTACCATACTGTTGATTGCTGTCTTGATGTTGCCATTCATGGCGATTGATAACCCTGGCGTTTCAGTAATGCTGGCATCAGGTTTAGCGACTTCTGGTGTAGTGTCGGTGACTATTTTTGCGCTTGTTCATGTCTTTTTCCCTGAACCTAAGTCGGAGTTCTCTGGCTTTGCGTCGGTACCTTTCAATAAGACAGAGCGCTGGTATGCGGCTTTCCGTGCGATGATTATCTCTTATCCCGTTGTGTGCTTTTTCTTTATTTTTCAGATATCTGAAGCATTGTTAACTATGATGTTTATTGCGTTGTTATCGTTAATGATCACTTCAGAAAAATCAGTCAAATTAAGTGCATTTCTGGTGATCAGCAATGGCATTGGTGGCTTACTTGCGATAGCGGCTTTTTCAATCCTTTCGATTGTTCCTAATATTATCTTCTACTCTTTATTCATAGGCTTGGTCGCTATTGTGATTGCTAAGAAGATCTACACGGTTCCCGAAAAAGCGCCGATTTTCGCCACTGCATTTAGTACGTTGTTAGTACTTGTCGGTAGCACTTTGATGAGCTCAGGCGACATCGATAGCAACACTTTTATTCGCATATTCCAATTATTGCTAATTGGCATATATATGATTTTGGCCTCTTTATTCCTAGAAACTCGGAATTGGAAGTTTCTACAAAATCAGCATTAA
- a CDS encoding HlyD family secretion protein: MSEAKGNKQEANEEVGQQENGKDKVRKVTNYLLLFVAFMLIFSVISDRIIPITDNARVKGYIVPIKPEVSGKVLDILVQPNQLVSQGDKLAILDESDYLIAVQQAEQNLEIAGQNVGAQTASIASAQAKLTSAIVERQNTKLQAKRVLEMADKGVVSKSDADKARAALATSRAAVVNAEADLDRAKKQMGKEGQENSQVKAALLALEQAQLNLERTVITAPTQGGVSNFSLSEGFYASAGQPIMTFVSTEDIWIEAYYRENSLGNVTVGDEVEVALDFAPGKVVKGRVSSIDWGVDWGQNDQAGKLAQASQQTGWLRQTQMLPITIEFERDEMQGMLRVGGQADVIVYSGDNFVFNAIGKVWIRLISVLSYVR; encoded by the coding sequence ATGTCAGAAGCCAAAGGGAATAAGCAAGAAGCCAATGAAGAGGTTGGCCAGCAAGAAAACGGAAAAGACAAAGTAAGAAAGGTCACAAACTACCTATTGTTGTTTGTTGCATTCATGTTGATCTTCAGTGTCATTTCAGACCGAATCATCCCTATTACTGATAATGCTCGTGTAAAAGGTTATATCGTTCCAATCAAGCCAGAGGTGTCGGGTAAAGTGCTCGATATTCTTGTTCAACCTAACCAACTGGTTAGTCAAGGCGATAAGCTTGCGATTCTCGACGAGTCTGATTACCTCATCGCCGTACAACAAGCTGAGCAAAACTTAGAGATCGCTGGGCAAAATGTCGGTGCTCAAACCGCGAGCATTGCTTCAGCTCAAGCGAAACTCACTTCTGCGATTGTTGAAAGACAAAATACTAAACTACAAGCCAAGCGTGTTTTAGAGATGGCCGATAAAGGTGTGGTTTCTAAATCAGATGCAGATAAAGCACGAGCAGCATTAGCAACGTCTCGAGCTGCGGTTGTCAATGCAGAAGCTGATCTTGACCGAGCTAAGAAGCAAATGGGTAAAGAAGGCCAAGAAAATAGCCAAGTGAAAGCCGCGTTGTTGGCTCTTGAACAAGCTCAGTTGAACCTAGAACGCACCGTGATTACCGCACCGACACAAGGTGGGGTTTCTAACTTTAGCTTGTCTGAAGGTTTTTATGCATCAGCAGGGCAACCGATCATGACCTTCGTTTCAACCGAAGATATCTGGATTGAAGCTTATTATCGTGAAAATAGCCTAGGTAATGTCACCGTCGGTGATGAAGTTGAAGTGGCGTTGGATTTCGCACCGGGCAAAGTGGTAAAAGGGCGAGTAAGCAGTATCGATTGGGGAGTTGATTGGGGGCAAAATGATCAAGCAGGTAAGCTTGCTCAAGCTAGCCAACAAACGGGTTGGTTGCGTCAAACACAGATGCTTCCTATCACTATCGAATTTGAACGAGATGAGATGCAAGGCATGCTTCGAGTGGGCGGCCAAGCTGATGTGATTGTTTATAGCGGCGACAACTTTGTGTTCAACGCGATAGGCAAAGTATGGATTCGTCTGATTAGCGTATTGTCTTATGTCCGATAA
- a CDS encoding helix-turn-helix domain-containing protein: protein MTSSHYQVPVIQTNYAKILVQVFSDYGLDLHMLLKDSGLPPDLIESESDFVPSESIKRLIYLTSAQLGVSRFTDILGLAFRRRIIPNVLHQFTEFKTIGDSLKHLNSIFAYDSPGSKVELIQEHGQSWFCRTAPEENSPTFQWGEAFAITYIIELITILSQSPWLPSKVRLQGHDIDVVKTLVPSSCQLFVEQPSTAVLIPEEILQLPIRLTSKELSAKPTLIEWHTSFTDSVYELLKPYMKEQDLSLEEAAKLLNFSVRTFQRKLKNENTTYRKIKENLMFSVTCELMEEGHTLTYISSQLGYTNISHFSRAFKRVSGLTPKIYQRSILD, encoded by the coding sequence ATGACCTCTAGTCACTACCAAGTCCCAGTAATTCAGACGAACTACGCTAAAATTCTGGTTCAGGTTTTTTCTGACTATGGTCTTGATTTACATATGTTGCTTAAAGATTCCGGTTTACCACCTGACCTTATCGAATCAGAAAGCGATTTTGTGCCATCGGAATCCATTAAGCGTTTGATTTATCTCACATCGGCGCAACTTGGCGTATCTCGGTTCACCGATATTCTAGGACTCGCATTTCGACGTCGAATCATCCCAAATGTCTTGCATCAATTTACCGAATTTAAAACCATTGGTGATTCGCTGAAACACCTAAATTCAATCTTTGCCTACGACTCCCCAGGCAGCAAAGTCGAGCTTATTCAAGAACACGGTCAAAGTTGGTTTTGCCGAACTGCACCTGAAGAAAATTCCCCTACGTTTCAATGGGGAGAAGCTTTTGCAATTACATATATCATTGAGTTAATAACCATTTTATCCCAATCCCCATGGTTGCCTAGTAAGGTGCGTCTGCAAGGACATGACATCGATGTCGTAAAAACACTGGTGCCAAGTAGCTGCCAATTGTTTGTTGAACAACCGTCGACGGCTGTGCTGATTCCTGAAGAAATCTTACAACTCCCAATTCGCCTAACCTCTAAAGAACTCAGTGCTAAACCGACGCTTATTGAGTGGCACACCAGCTTTACCGATAGCGTTTATGAGCTACTCAAGCCCTACATGAAAGAACAAGATCTCTCACTTGAAGAAGCGGCTAAACTGCTCAATTTTTCTGTACGAACTTTTCAACGCAAACTCAAAAATGAAAATACGACCTATCGAAAGATCAAAGAAAACCTAATGTTTTCTGTGACTTGCGAGCTGATGGAAGAAGGTCATACGCTGACCTACATCTCTAGCCAACTCGGCTACACCAACATCTCTCACTTTTCTCGGGCGTTTAAGCGTGTGTCTGGTCTTACGCCGAAGATTTACCAACGTTCAATTTTGGACTAA
- a CDS encoding DUF3332 family protein yields MKKIALKIVGLTVLASALTGCIGSNAVTGKVMKFNVEVVDNRYARAGVNFLLAPVYGITTAADYVVFNSLEFWTGKNPVSGSPHIFDTKTDTHFKVNDELDPSLKEAPIGPISNNRAIETGEMMKIDENTIQMDIVYTSGETATLTGIKDGQNVSYYMDGQLVSQTTIAELQKIQGTEA; encoded by the coding sequence ATGAAAAAGATTGCACTTAAAATTGTAGGACTAACGGTTTTGGCTTCTGCGCTAACTGGTTGTATCGGCAGTAACGCCGTAACAGGGAAAGTGATGAAATTTAACGTCGAAGTTGTCGACAACCGTTATGCTCGTGCTGGTGTGAACTTCTTATTAGCGCCTGTATACGGTATTACTACCGCGGCCGATTATGTGGTATTCAACTCATTGGAGTTCTGGACGGGTAAAAACCCTGTCAGTGGTTCGCCACACATCTTTGATACCAAAACAGATACCCACTTCAAAGTGAATGATGAGCTTGATCCAAGCCTCAAAGAAGCGCCTATAGGGCCGATTTCAAACAATCGTGCCATTGAGACTGGTGAAATGATGAAAATCGACGAAAACACCATTCAAATGGACATTGTCTACACAAGCGGCGAAACCGCGACACTGACTGGAATTAAAGATGGTCAGAACGTGAGCTATTACATGGATGGTCAGCTTGTGTCGCAAACAACTATCGCTGAATTACAGAAGATTCAAGGCACTGAAGCTTAA
- a CDS encoding potassium channel family protein has protein sequence MKPVSKDDNFYFLFYALLVLFFGCAVMQQFYPQGQKTILFLIIITLAVSIVGIHKERALYRSWYGLLLITATVSGVFSFLEDYNLSIVTLTALAVFLFSHIYSALKQVMKAKTVTPNHIIGSICIYLLLGFAWSTIYLLILEIFPNAFNGLEEQVWLTNLFNAMYFSFITLTTVGYGDISPALPVAQFFVFMESIIGSFYLAIMVASLVSIRLAQSQSQ, from the coding sequence ATGAAGCCAGTCTCTAAAGACGACAACTTCTACTTCTTATTCTATGCACTGTTGGTGTTGTTTTTTGGATGCGCGGTGATGCAGCAGTTTTATCCGCAAGGTCAAAAGACCATTCTGTTTTTGATCATTATTACTTTGGCTGTTTCGATAGTGGGCATACATAAAGAGCGAGCCTTGTATCGCTCTTGGTATGGTCTGTTATTGATAACCGCTACGGTGTCGGGGGTATTCTCGTTTTTGGAGGACTATAACCTTTCGATAGTGACGTTAACGGCATTGGCGGTGTTTCTGTTCTCACATATTTATTCCGCTCTCAAACAGGTAATGAAAGCAAAGACGGTGACGCCCAATCACATTATCGGCTCTATCTGTATTTACTTGTTGTTAGGGTTCGCTTGGTCGACTATCTACTTGTTGATTTTAGAAATCTTCCCTAATGCATTTAACGGGTTAGAAGAGCAAGTTTGGCTAACTAATCTGTTCAATGCGATGTATTTCAGCTTCATTACTTTGACTACGGTGGGCTATGGTGACATTTCACCCGCTTTGCCCGTCGCACAGTTCTTTGTGTTTATGGAATCCATTATTGGCAGTTTTTATTTAGCCATCATGGTGGCGAGCTTGGTGAGTATCCGACTTGCACAGTCTCAATCTCAATAG
- a CDS encoding AI-2E family transporter yields MKLTDDFSKQAIDAAIKIAAIAMLVYWCFAILRPFILLVIWGAIIATALYPVAVAISNKTGMSKGKASALLSFIGVLLLLIPLVALSSGIYTSASDLMTGLQDGTLSLPKPKESLQDIPFIGEKVYSTLVAASNNIEGTFIKYADELKQFATKAASVLGSLGGGFIQFIISTIIAGAFMSNADKCQTGVTHLVARLTDGKGEELVQLSKSTVRSVVQGVIGVAVIQSIMSAIGLVIAGVPAAAFWALAVLLIAIIQLPPILALLPAIIYMFSVESTLAASLFLVWCILVSGSDAILKPMLLSRGSHIPMLVILLGALGGMAMSGIVGLFVGAVILSLSYELMMAWLGLEDKNQEETEKKPAEAEAEGK; encoded by the coding sequence ATGAAGTTAACCGACGATTTTTCAAAACAGGCGATAGACGCTGCCATCAAAATTGCAGCGATTGCTATGCTCGTCTACTGGTGTTTTGCGATTTTACGCCCATTCATTCTATTGGTTATTTGGGGGGCGATCATTGCGACTGCGCTCTATCCAGTTGCTGTCGCGATTTCAAATAAGACGGGAATGTCGAAAGGAAAAGCCAGCGCATTACTGAGCTTTATCGGAGTACTGTTACTGCTCATTCCTTTAGTTGCGCTCTCTTCCGGTATTTACACCAGCGCTTCTGATCTGATGACAGGGCTTCAAGATGGCACATTGTCATTGCCTAAGCCGAAAGAGTCTTTACAAGATATTCCGTTCATTGGGGAGAAGGTATATTCAACCTTGGTAGCTGCCTCCAATAATATTGAAGGCACGTTCATAAAGTATGCTGACGAACTGAAACAGTTTGCGACGAAAGCTGCTTCTGTTCTTGGTTCGTTAGGTGGAGGGTTTATTCAGTTTATTATTTCTACCATCATTGCTGGCGCATTTATGAGTAACGCCGATAAGTGCCAAACAGGGGTCACTCACTTGGTGGCTCGCCTAACCGATGGAAAAGGTGAAGAGTTGGTACAGTTATCTAAATCAACGGTACGTAGTGTCGTGCAGGGTGTGATAGGTGTTGCTGTGATTCAATCCATTATGTCAGCAATTGGTTTAGTGATTGCAGGCGTTCCTGCGGCTGCGTTTTGGGCATTAGCTGTTCTGCTCATTGCAATCATCCAACTTCCGCCGATTCTTGCTTTATTGCCTGCAATTATTTACATGTTCAGTGTTGAATCGACGCTAGCGGCGAGCTTGTTCTTAGTGTGGTGTATTTTGGTCAGTGGCAGTGACGCTATTTTGAAACCGATGCTATTGAGCCGCGGCTCTCATATCCCAATGTTGGTTATTCTACTGGGTGCGTTGGGCGGAATGGCGATGTCAGGAATCGTTGGTCTATTTGTTGGTGCTGTGATACTGAGTTTAAGCTATGAGCTGATGATGGCATGGCTTGGACTTGAAGATAAAAACCAAGAAGAAACTGAGAAAAAACCAGCAGAGGCAGAGGCAGAGGGAAAATAG